Proteins encoded by one window of Rutidosis leptorrhynchoides isolate AG116_Rl617_1_P2 chromosome 7, CSIRO_AGI_Rlap_v1, whole genome shotgun sequence:
- the LOC139859495 gene encoding uncharacterized protein has translation MDLERSSHLKSATVSVLVNGSPTSEFSLERGIRQGDPLSPFLFIIAGEGLNLLAKATYEHMFFKGLNIGSEKILLSHLQFADDIGEWGGRNIRNVMKMLECFELMSSLKINLSKCTLFGIGVNRSETENCALSLGCKDGYLLFLYLGLPVGSRMNKLNDWKSIIDKFHTRLFQLETVKKALVCDRVCWSSTGTNFLWQWTRPLFGRSSTDCEMLERYLASASVDRGNTDKWKWLLSNNGVFETSIMATEIDSKLLHHSFLAKENARNKLVHKKIELFAWRTLRKRIPTWVQLDKKGIDLKSVRCPMCDDELEAVEHVLIFCKYAMDIWIRVFNWYLALKLAGLYNHHHLGVEVGWMVCVGGGYPKNPGSIPG, from the exons atggatttggagcgatcgtcacaccttaAATCTGCTACTGTTTCTGTGCTTGTCAATGGATCTCCCACATCGGAATTCTCACTTGAAAGAGGCATAAGACAGGGCGATCCACTTTCACCATTTCTCTTCATCATTGCCGGAGAAGGATTGAACCTACTTGCTAAAGCTACTTATGAACATATGTTTTTCAAAGGATTAAACATTGGTTCGGAAAAAATACTCCTCTCTCACCTCCAATTTGCCGATGACATAGGTGAGTGGGGAGGAAGAAATATCCGAAATGTCATGAAGATGCTTGAATGTTTTGAGCTAATGTCGAGTTTAAAGATCAACTTATCTAAATGCACTTTATTTGGCATCGGGGTCAATAGGTCAGAAACTGAAAATTGTGCTTTATCATTAGGTTGTAAAGATGGATACCTCCTTTTTCTTTATCTGGGCCTCCCAGTAGGTTCAAGGATGAATAAGCTTAATGATTGGAAATCAATAATTGATAAATTCCACACTAG ATTATTTCAACTTGAAACTGTAAAAAAGGCACTTGTATGCGATAGGGTCTGTTGGAGCAGTACAGGTACAAACTTTCTGTGGCAATGGACCAGACCGTTATTTGGTAGATCGAGTACCGATTGTGAAATGCTGGAAAGATATCTTGCATCTGCTTCTGTTGATCGTGGAAACACAGACAAGTGGAAATGGCTCTTGAGTAACAATGGGGTGTTCGAGACTAGTATCATGGCAACCGAAATTGATTCTAAACTACTGCATCACTCGTTTCTGGCTAAGGAAAATGCACGAAATAAATTGGTCCACAAGAAAATAGAACTATTCGCTTGGAGGACTTTACGCAAAAGGATCCCGACCTGGGTTCAGTTAGATAAAAAAGGTATCGACCTTAAATCGGTAAGGTGTCCCATGTGTGATGACGAACTCGAGGCGGTAGAACACGTGCTTATCTTCTGTAAATACGCAATGGATATTTGGATTCGGGTATTTAATTg GTACCTTGCGTTGAAGCTTGCGGGGTTGTATAATCATCATCACCTAGGAGTTgag GTTGGATGGATGGTTTGCGTAGGCGGAGGTTACCCAAAGAACCCTGGTTCGATTCCTGGCTAG